A DNA window from Porites lutea chromosome 6, jaPorLute2.1, whole genome shotgun sequence contains the following coding sequences:
- the LOC140940476 gene encoding LOW QUALITY PROTEIN: NACHT, LRR and PYD domains-containing protein 12-like (The sequence of the model RefSeq protein was modified relative to this genomic sequence to represent the inferred CDS: deleted 1 base in 1 codon): MEAVKLREFLLVVWKSQTYFGQLYVCLWLLSYLATLMGMEILHSMDNNLNCNYTLKQPNVKLVCPDYDNSPQKYRFTFTIIYGVLTFAIWFLYTAYSVPRLRKFRRHEVFRPFCGLYTAYFIQLFSKLLIHFVMLFIYVTQVQFSFPSRLHCSLMNTTDPYSKPKTISCNERYRVEKSVMQTTLTTALAVLTLIPLVELVYVLNMTRSRSRTVFVGEENNEREHLDNGCLCVCAIPTDTQFILLSLHVRKIDLPREPENQSEKELDKYFEDIKNFYLEKTEYVDNFLLPEGGVLKLDDIFIKPVITDVKRPKSATKNYFVQKKLAENKENLSSTFLLTGMTGTGKTTFAHKIIRQWAKGESWLSNKIKVVLFLDFKLLKGAKRTVCLRELICNQFPLEFNDFVQGNPGSTLIIIDNVGELNIEFKESDFADTLDEEMPLSVMLEKLIIGKLLKGATVIGLTRLLYSGYTGLVGAESQAEIVGFLPQSVEEYINKYFDRADVELNTLELLNQFTDDACSICCVPSNCFYMCSLLKWPRRLDNSSVVEKRERVPESLTQLYIQVIQMISLKEEQPSCSVQPDEGQLSNCTNQCSKSPGSKNTQLGLANIDSHACSLAMRSIDEGKAIFTIDELRCVLSEEDIPVYFRPIELNNDDQETRFSFRWGCFQEFLAAYFTVSDYSLTKFQSLVEQVKEDSTGKRDQVLQFACGLLFQLPQASDKTKREAIHLVTVELDNGPQQCKRKQKELQIVLPKCVVEVKDRKLYREVASRFIPFVEFPCCDIGVPECSALANVLGASPFASIRSIDLSDNKVGVMGIRQLTQKLLLPGKGPTEEFNVKTNMLGDQGIKEMTEALKKRECKLKILNVAENCITSVGVSSLSSALNLNTSIEELNLSGNDICSEGVAQLATTLQKEKTKLSKVNLGLNNIGDNGVASLESIRQSSISLAWNNITITGIKSLASFFHSLTNLEELDLSGNVIEGVGLKVMLPCLMTPSCRIKRLELNFCKLLDAGLTHCTELLTFSSNQITVLGLAGNSITNEGVRNFAGTFDSPACKVKHLSLSRNQIGDEGVEILSQNLCSLNCTLQELDLSRNLIHSKGCKFLAAAIRKRNCLQRLDLQGNQVGDEGATDLLSSLRIHNCKLHSLTLDQNDIGDEGISRLPHAFRSPHCNLENLKLRRNLISRKSLESLTEATNNTFCRLELALNDLA; the protein is encoded by the exons CATGAAGTGTTTAGACCATTTTGTGGTCTCTACACAGCGTATTTCATACAACTGTTTTCCAAGCTTCTCATCCACTTTGTGATGCTTTTCATTTACGTTACACAAGTGCAATTTTCTTTCCCCTCGCGTCTTCACTGTTCTCTTATGAACACTACTGATCCTTACTCGAAGCCAAAAACCATCAGTTGTAACGAAAGATACCGTGTGGAAAAGTCAGTCATGCAAACCACGCTAACAACTGCCCTAGCGGTGTTGACTTTGATTCCTTTAGTAGAACTAGTTTACGTCTTAAATATGACGAGGTCCAGAAGCAGAACGGTGTTTGTCGGAGAAGAAAATAATGAACGTGAACATCTTGATAACGGATGTTTGTGCGTTTGTGCAATACCAACCGACACACAATTCATCTTACTTAGCCTCCACGTGAGAAAAATTGACCTTCCACGCGAACCTGAAAACCAATCTGAAAAAGAACTGGATAAATACTTTGAGGACATCAAAAACTTTTATTTAGAAAAAACCGAATACGTGGACAACTTTCTTTTACCCGAAGGTGGGGTCTTAAAACTAGATGACATTTTTATCAAACCGGTCATCACCGACGTAAAACGCCCCAAATCTGCTACAAAGAACTATTTTGTTCAAAAGAAGTTGGCGGAAAACAAAGAGAATTTGTCGTCTACGTTTTTGTTAACTGGAATGACAGGAACAGGGAAGACTACATTTGCTCATAAGATAATCAGGCAATGGGCGAAAGGAGAATCATGGCTTTCGAATAAAATCaaggttgttttgtttcttgatTTTAAACTTCTGAAAGGCGCCAAGAGAACTGTTTGCCTGAGGGAATTAATTTGCAACCAATTTCCCTTGGAATTCAACGATTTTGTGCAAGGAAATCCCGGTTCcactttaattattattgacaACGTCGGTGAATTGAATATAGAGTTTAAAGAATCCGATTTTGCAGATACTTTAGACGAAGAAATGCCCCTTTCAGTTATGTTGGAGAAACTTATCATCGGAAAACTTTTAAAGGGCGCTACAGTTATTGGTCTGACCAGGCTATTATACAGCGGCTATACAGGGTTGGTAGGTGCCGAGAGTCAAGCCGAAATCGTGGGATTTCTTCCGCAGTCAGTCGAAGAATATATCAATAAGTATTTCGACAGAGCAGATGTGGAATTGAACACACTTGAACTGCTAAACCAATTTACAGACGATGCTTGTTCCATCTGCTGTGTTCCATCCAACTGCTTCTACATGTGCTCTTTACTAAAGTGGCCCCGACGCCTTGATAACTCATCTGTTGTGgagaagagagagagagttCCAGAATCTCTCACACAGTTGTACATTCAAGTGATTCAAATGATTTCCTTGAAGGAGGAGCAACCATCATGTTCAGTACAACCAGATGAGGGACAGTTATCAAATTGCACAAACCAATGTTCAAAATCTCCAGGAAGTAAGAATACTCAACTTGGTCTGGCCAACATTGACAGCCACGCATGCTCTTTAGCAATGAGAAGTATCGATGAAGGTAAGGCCATCTTTACCATTGACGAACTTCGTTGTGTATTGTCAGAGGAAGACATTCCAGTTTACTTTCGCCCTATCGAGCTGAACAATGATGACCAAGAAACACGTTTCTCTTTCCGCTGGGGTTGTTTTCAAGAATTTTTAGCAGCCTACTTCACCGTCTCCGATTATTCC CTGACGAAATTCCAGAGCTTGGTTGAACAAGTCAAAGAGGACTCAACTGGAAAGCGCGACCAAGTGCTTCAATTTGCCTGTGGCCTTTTGTTTCAATTACCACAGGCCTCGGATAAGACGAAGAGAGAAGCAATTCATCTTGTCACAGTTGAATTAGATAATGGACCTCAGCaatgcaaaagaaaacaaaaggaactGCAAATTGTCTTGCCGAAGTGCGTTGTGGAGGTCAAAGATCGTAAGCTTTATCGAGAGGTAGCGAGCAGGTTTATTCCTTTCGTCGAATTTCCGTGCTGTGACATTGGTGTTCCCGAGTGCTCCGCCCTTGCAAATGTACTAGGTGCCTCTCCCTTTGCGTCAATAAGAAGCATCGATTTATCGGACAACAAAGTAGGAGTGATGGGCATACGACAATTAACACAGAAACTACTGCTTCCAGGAAAAGGGCCAACCGAGGAGTTTAACGTGAAAACAAACATGCTGGGTGACCAGGGTATAAAGGAAATGACCGAAGCTCTTAAGAAGAGGGAATGCAAGTTAAAGATTCTAAATGTGGccgaaaattgtatcacaagcGTTGGTGTTTCATCACTCTCTTCAGCCCTTAACTTGAACACTTCCATAGAGGAACTGAATCTAAGTGGTAACGACATCTGCAGTGAAGGCGTAGCGCAGCTAGCCACGACTCTTCAAAAAGAGAAGACTAAACTCTCAAAAGTAAACCTCGGCTTGAACAACATTGGAGATAATGGAGTTGCAAGTTTGGAGTCGATTCGTCAAAGCAGTATCAGCTTGGCATGGAACAATATAACCATCACAGGTATTAAATCCCTGGCCTCTTTCTTTCACTCTTTGACAAACCTAGAGGAACTTGATTTGAGTGGCAATGTCATTGAAGGTGTTGGATTGAAAGTAATGCTACCTTGCTTGATGACACCAAGTTGCAGAATCAAACGCCTTGAACTTAACTTCTGCAAGTTATTAGACGCAGGACTAACACACTGCACCGAACTTTTAACTTTCTCATCAAACCAAATAACTGTTCTAGGTCTCGCAGGGAACAGCATCACGAACGAAGGAGTTCGAAACTTCGCAGGAACGTTTGATTCTCCAGCATGTAAGGTGAAACATTTGAGTCTAAGTCGCAATCAGATCGGAGATGAAGGAGTGGAAATTCTTTCACAGAATTTGTGCAGCTTAAATTGTACCCTTCAAGAACTGGATTTAAGTAGAAATTTAATCCACAGCAAAGGATGCAAGTTCCTCGCTGCAGCTATCCGGAAACGCAATTGCTTGCAGAGATTAGATCTGCAAGGCAATCAAGTTGGTGACGAAGGTGCCACGGATTTACTGTCATCACTCCGGATTCACAACTGCAAGCTTCACAGTTTGACTCTAGATCAAAATGACATCGGCGATGAAGGTATTTCCCGTTTGCCCCATGCATTCCGCAGCCCCCATTGCAACCTGGAAAACCTTAAATTGAGGAGAAACCTGATCAGTCGTAAAAGTCTGGAATCTCTGACCGAGGCAACGAACAACACCTTCTGCCGACTAGAGCTGGCATTAAACGACTTGGCTTAA